In the Choloepus didactylus isolate mChoDid1 chromosome 5, mChoDid1.pri, whole genome shotgun sequence genome, one interval contains:
- the MTERF1 gene encoding transcription termination factor 1, mitochondrial encodes MQSPSSLRQMSILKGLSYLTIWAPRNLLHVRINFPFGSRCWMTRFSAEILFKSVSFRLYSVKYDNEASEPLENTELLNNLLVMGVDIDMAKKRQPGVFNRMVTNEQDLKIFLLSKGASKEVIASIISRYPRAITRTSESLSKRWDLWRKIMTSDLHIVNILERSPESFFRSNNNLNLENNIKFLYSVGLTRKCLCRLLTNAPRTFSNSLDLNKQMVELLQNVCLSLGHNDPADFVRKIIFKNPFILIQSTRRIKANIEFLQSTFNLNSEELLALICGPGAELLDLSNDSAKRNYTNIKEKLFSLGSTEEEVQKFVLSYPDVIFLAEKKFNDKIDCLIQEKMTISQIIENPRVLDSSISTLKRRIKELVDAGYNLSTSNIALLSWSQKRYEAKLKKLNGQNVLEN; translated from the exons ATGCAAAGTCCCTCTTCCTTAAGACAAATGAG CATTCTAAAAGGATTGAGCTACCTGACCATTTGGGCACCAAGAAACCTCTTACATGTGAGAATTAACTTTCCCTTTGGTTCAAGATGTTGGATGACCAGATTTTCAGCAGAAATCCTCTTCAAATCAGTTTCTTTTAGGCTTTATAGTGTGAAGTATGATAATGAAGCTAGTGAGCCTTTAGAGAATACTGAGCTACTGAACAACTTACTTGTTATGGGAGTAGATATTGACATGGCGAAGAAAAGACAGCCTGGAGTTTTTAATAGGATGGTTACCAATGAACAGGACCTGAAGATATTCCTTCTGTCCAAAGGAGCAAGCAAAGAAGTGATTGCTAGCATCATATCAAGATATCCACGAGCCATAACACGCACATCTGAAAGTCTTTCAAAACGATGGGATCTGTGGAGAAAGATTATGACATCAGACCTTCACATTGTAAATATTTTGGAACGTTCTCCAGAATCCTTTTTTCGGTCCAATAACAACCTAAACTTAGAGAATAATATAAAATTCCTCTACTCAGTTGGATTGACCCGCAAATGTCTTTGTCGATTATTGACCAATGCCCCGCGTACCTTCTCCAACAGCCTTGATCTGAATAAACAGATGGTTGAACTTTTGCAAAATGTCTGTTTGTCCTTGGGTCACAATGATCCTGCAGATTTTGTCaggaagataatttttaaaaaccctttcATCTTAATTCAGAGCACCAGACGGATAAAAGCTAACATTGAATTTTTACAATCAACTTTCAACTTGAACAGTGAGGAGCTTCTTGCTCTGATATGTGGTCCAGGAGCTGAACTCCTAGACCTTTCCAATGACTCTGCCAAAAGAAATTACACAAACATCAAAGAGAAGCTGTTTTCTCTTGGTAGTACTGAAGAAGAGGTACAGAAGTTTGTCTTAAGCTATCCAGATGTGATCTTCTTGGCAGAGAAAAAGTTTAATGATAAAATAGACTGCCTCATACAAGAAAAAATGACCATTTCACAAATAATTGAAAATCCTCGGGTTCTAGATTCAAGCATAAGTACTTTAAAAAGGCGAATCAAAGAACTTGTAGATGCCGGCTATAATTTGAGTACATCCAACATTGCTCTCCTATCTTGGAGTCAAAAAAGATACGAAGCTAAATTGAAAAAGTTGAATGGACAGAATGTtctggagaattaa